One Mycolicibacterium pulveris genomic region harbors:
- a CDS encoding YbhB/YbcL family Raf kinase inhibitor-like protein, which yields MPIVGKLLRRFRAGAHRSPLAAPEYAGADTIDITSSAFDDGGPIPQKHAGAAVGENVSPPLRWSGVPAPAKQLALVIDDIDVPGPKPLMHTIALIEADRRSLDEGELTPGAAGVRFVKAFGDSYVGPAPIRGHGPHHYRFQLFALDTPVPDGVTDHKGLLASIAGHVLARGVLTGTYER from the coding sequence ATGCCGATTGTGGGAAAGCTGCTCCGCCGGTTCCGCGCAGGCGCACACCGCAGCCCGCTGGCCGCGCCCGAGTACGCGGGTGCCGACACCATCGACATCACCAGCAGTGCGTTCGACGACGGCGGGCCGATCCCGCAGAAGCACGCCGGCGCCGCCGTCGGCGAAAACGTTTCGCCGCCGCTGCGCTGGAGCGGGGTGCCGGCGCCGGCCAAACAACTCGCCCTGGTCATCGACGACATCGACGTGCCCGGCCCCAAACCGCTGATGCACACGATCGCGCTGATCGAAGCCGACCGGCGCAGCCTCGACGAAGGCGAGCTCACGCCCGGCGCCGCCGGCGTGCGGTTCGTCAAGGCGTTCGGCGACTCCTATGTCGGCCCCGCACCGATCCGGGGACACGGCCCCCACCACTACCGGTTTCAGCTGTTCGCGCTCGACACGCCGGTGCCCGACGGCGTGACCGACCACAAGGGACTTCTCGCCTCGATCGCCGGTCATGTACTGGCGCGCGGCGTGTTGACGGGCACCTACGAGCGCTGA
- a CDS encoding enoyl-CoA hydratase/isomerase family protein has protein sequence MTSDTSVPPTTSTPRPPEGDWLGTPYLRFSREGAFGVCTLDRPEARNAMTPAMYFGIRYAVRHVDADPDLAGLLITGTGDVFAPGGDMGGGDGSDDWLTFGSALGMDVTPFETLRQSVKPVVSAVNGLCQGGGLQIAMCSDMAVVSDRATFRVPELFRGIADTYYAQMLTRLIGPVRTRDLMFSGRVLNAQEAYEWGLVARVVPHDELLEQAREVLAQCCRTAPGARGLVKSSIDNYLGLFDRIGMQSSLSGPEIIEGFRAFKERRSPDWVHPDLRLDGRL, from the coding sequence ATGACATCGGACACCTCAGTGCCCCCCACCACCAGCACGCCTCGGCCCCCCGAAGGCGACTGGCTGGGCACACCGTATCTGCGCTTCAGCCGTGAGGGCGCGTTCGGGGTGTGCACGTTGGACCGGCCCGAGGCACGCAATGCGATGACGCCCGCGATGTACTTCGGCATCCGCTACGCCGTGCGCCACGTCGACGCCGATCCCGACCTGGCGGGCCTGCTCATCACCGGGACCGGTGACGTGTTCGCCCCCGGCGGCGACATGGGTGGCGGCGACGGCAGCGACGACTGGTTGACGTTCGGGTCGGCGCTGGGGATGGACGTGACGCCGTTCGAGACGCTGCGCCAGTCGGTCAAACCGGTGGTGTCGGCGGTCAACGGGCTGTGTCAGGGCGGCGGGCTGCAGATCGCGATGTGCAGCGACATGGCGGTGGTCAGCGACCGGGCCACGTTCCGGGTGCCCGAGCTGTTCCGCGGCATCGCCGACACCTACTACGCCCAGATGCTGACCCGGCTGATCGGGCCGGTCCGCACCCGCGACCTGATGTTCTCCGGGCGCGTGCTGAACGCGCAGGAGGCCTACGAGTGGGGCTTGGTGGCGCGGGTGGTGCCGCACGACGAGCTGCTCGAGCAGGCCCGCGAGGTGCTGGCCCAGTGCTGCCGCACCGCCCCGGGCGCCCGCGGACTGGTCAAGTCCAGCATCGACAACTATCTGGGGTTGTTCGACCGCATCGGGATGCAGTCCAGCCTGTCCGGACCCGAGATCATCGAGGGGTTCCGGGCGTTCAAGGAGCGGCGTTCGCCGGACTGGGTGCATCCCGACCTACGCCTCGACGGCCGCCTCTGA
- a CDS encoding cation transporter — translation MVATTAARRDVLIRRVRLFVAATISYNVIEAIVALTEGSRVSSTALIGFGLDSAVEVASAAAVAWQFAAPDPETREKTALRFIAFSFFALAAYVTADAVLTLVGLGEARPSRIGIALAALSLVIMPVLSWAQRRAGRELGSRSAVADSKQTLLCTYLSAVLLIGLVFNAVLGWTWTDPLAALGIAAIAVREGINAWRGDACCS, via the coding sequence ATGGTCGCGACGACGGCGGCCCGGCGCGACGTCCTCATCCGCCGCGTCCGGCTCTTCGTGGCCGCGACCATCAGCTACAACGTGATCGAGGCGATCGTCGCGCTGACCGAAGGCAGTCGCGTGTCGTCGACGGCGCTGATCGGTTTCGGGCTCGATTCGGCCGTCGAGGTCGCCTCCGCGGCGGCGGTCGCCTGGCAGTTCGCCGCCCCGGACCCCGAGACCCGGGAGAAGACCGCGCTGCGGTTCATCGCGTTCTCGTTCTTCGCGCTGGCGGCCTATGTGACCGCCGACGCGGTGCTGACGTTGGTCGGGCTCGGCGAGGCGCGGCCATCGCGCATCGGCATCGCGCTGGCCGCGCTCAGCCTGGTGATCATGCCGGTGTTGTCGTGGGCGCAGCGTCGCGCCGGGCGCGAACTGGGCTCGCGCTCGGCTGTCGCCGACTCCAAACAGACGCTGTTGTGCACGTATCTGTCGGCCGTCTTGCTGATCGGTCTGGTCTTCAACGCCGTGCTCGGATGGACGTGGACCGATCCGCTCGCCGCGCTGGGTATCGCCGCCATCGCCGTTCGTGAAGGCATCAATGCCTGGCGCGGAGACGCCTGCTGTTCATGA
- the proB gene encoding glutamate 5-kinase, which yields MSAHRDAIRTARSVVVKIGTTALTTPSGVFDPSRLATLAEAIEARMKAGSDVVIVSSGAIAAGIEPLKLSKRPTDLATKQAAASVGQVALVNAWSTAFARYQRTVGQVLLTAHDISMRVQHTNAQRTLDRLRALHAVAIVNENDTVATNEIRFGDNDRLSALVAHLVGADALVLLSDIDGLYDADPRKGQARFIPEVSGPEDLDGVVAGRGSHLGTGGMASKLSSALLAADAGVPVLLAAASDAATALADASVGTVFAARPQRMSARKFWVRYAAEASGSLTLDDGAVRAVVRQRRSLLPAGITALSGRFYGGDVVELRAQDTTMIARGVVAYDHTELETMLGRSTSDLPADMRRPAVHADDLVAV from the coding sequence GTGAGCGCGCACCGCGACGCGATCCGCACCGCCCGCAGCGTCGTCGTCAAGATCGGCACCACCGCGCTGACCACACCGTCGGGGGTGTTCGACCCCAGCCGGCTGGCGACGCTGGCCGAGGCGATCGAGGCCCGCATGAAGGCCGGCTCGGACGTGGTGATCGTCTCCTCCGGCGCGATCGCCGCCGGCATCGAGCCGCTCAAGTTGTCCAAGCGGCCCACCGATCTGGCCACCAAGCAGGCCGCCGCCAGTGTCGGGCAGGTGGCGCTGGTCAACGCGTGGAGCACGGCGTTCGCCCGCTACCAGCGCACCGTCGGCCAGGTGCTGCTGACCGCGCACGACATCTCGATGCGCGTGCAGCACACCAACGCCCAACGCACGCTGGACCGGTTGCGGGCGCTGCACGCCGTGGCGATCGTCAACGAGAACGACACGGTGGCCACCAACGAGATCCGGTTCGGCGACAACGACCGGTTGTCGGCGCTGGTGGCTCATCTGGTCGGCGCCGACGCGCTGGTGCTGCTGTCCGACATCGACGGCCTCTACGACGCGGATCCGCGCAAGGGCCAGGCGCGCTTCATCCCGGAGGTCTCCGGTCCCGAGGACCTCGACGGTGTGGTGGCCGGCCGCGGCTCTCACCTGGGCACCGGCGGGATGGCGTCGAAGCTGTCGTCGGCGCTGCTGGCCGCGGACGCCGGTGTTCCGGTGCTGCTGGCCGCGGCGTCGGACGCCGCGACCGCGCTGGCCGACGCGTCGGTCGGCACGGTCTTCGCCGCCCGGCCCCAACGGATGTCGGCGCGCAAGTTCTGGGTGCGCTACGCCGCCGAGGCGTCGGGATCGCTGACGCTGGACGACGGCGCCGTGCGGGCGGTGGTGCGGCAACGCCGGTCGCTGCTGCCTGCCGGCATCACAGCGCTGTCCGGGCGCTTCTACGGCGGCGACGTCGTCGAGTTGCGGGCGCAGGACACCACGATGATCGCGCGCGGAGTGGTGGCCTACGACCACACCGAGCTGGAGACCATGCTGGGCCGGTCGACGTCGGACCTGCCCGCCGACATGCGCAGGCCCGCGGTGCACGCCGACGATCTGGTCGCCGTCTAG
- a CDS encoding PfkB family carbohydrate kinase — protein sequence MVARVCVVGSVNLDHTFVVNTLPRPGQTVLASTKATAPGGKGGNQAVAAARAGAEVQLVAALGTDPAAALLRAHLEDNDVALAGVVTLPGPSGTAVIVVDNAAENTIVVAPGANAHLSVDDADVRAVIADSDVVLMQLEIPVGTAVDAARVARAAGAVVVVNASPAGAPPHALLALSESADVVVVNESEAGHWHWPVPHLVITRGARGASYLGEDERFDVPAPAVDAVDTTGAGDVFAGVLAAGWLDGHEGAMRRACAAAALSTLVPGAGDCAPYAEAIDDAVTKRKAGEPRL from the coding sequence ATGGTGGCGCGGGTCTGCGTGGTCGGCAGTGTCAATCTCGACCACACCTTCGTGGTGAACACGCTGCCGCGGCCTGGCCAGACGGTCCTCGCGTCGACGAAGGCCACCGCGCCCGGCGGCAAGGGCGGAAACCAGGCGGTGGCCGCCGCCCGCGCGGGCGCGGAGGTGCAGCTCGTCGCGGCGCTCGGCACCGATCCGGCGGCCGCGTTGCTGCGGGCCCACCTGGAGGACAACGACGTCGCGCTGGCCGGGGTGGTGACGCTGCCGGGCCCCAGCGGCACGGCGGTCATCGTCGTCGACAACGCGGCGGAGAACACGATCGTGGTGGCGCCGGGGGCCAACGCGCACCTGAGCGTCGACGACGCCGACGTGCGCGCGGTGATCGCCGACAGCGATGTGGTGCTGATGCAGTTGGAGATCCCGGTCGGCACTGCCGTCGACGCGGCGCGGGTGGCCCGGGCAGCGGGTGCGGTCGTCGTCGTCAACGCGTCGCCGGCGGGCGCGCCGCCGCACGCGCTGCTCGCCCTGTCCGAGTCGGCCGACGTCGTCGTGGTCAACGAATCCGAGGCCGGCCACTGGCACTGGCCGGTCCCCCATCTGGTGATCACCCGCGGCGCGCGCGGGGCCAGCTATCTGGGCGAGGACGAGCGGTTCGATGTGCCCGCGCCGGCCGTCGATGCGGTCGACACCACCGGCGCGGGCGACGTGTTCGCGGGCGTGCTGGCCGCGGGCTGGCTCGACGGACACGAGGGCGCGATGCGCCGTGCGTGCGCGGCCGCCGCGCTGTCCACGCTGGTGCCCGGCGCCGGCGACTGCGCGCCCTACGCAGAGGCCATCGACGATGCAGTGACCAAACGGAAGGCAGGAGAGCCACGGCTATGA
- a CDS encoding ArsR/SmtB family transcription factor produces the protein MRTVTHRDALSRFGYALSDPTRCEILLLLREGPGYPSELADKIGVSRQILSNHLACLRGCGLVVAQPEGRRNRYELADARIAHALDDLIGLVLTVDPACCPAAETEGCC, from the coding sequence ATGCGGACGGTCACCCATCGCGACGCGTTGTCGCGGTTCGGCTACGCGCTGTCCGACCCGACGCGCTGCGAGATCCTGCTGCTCCTGCGCGAGGGCCCCGGCTACCCCTCCGAGCTAGCGGACAAGATCGGGGTGTCGCGCCAGATCTTGTCCAACCACCTGGCGTGCCTGCGCGGCTGTGGCCTGGTCGTCGCGCAGCCCGAAGGTCGGCGCAACCGCTACGAACTCGCCGACGCCCGGATCGCCCACGCGCTCGACGACCTGATCGGGTTGGTGCTCACGGTCGACCCGGCGTGCTGCCCAGCCGCTGAAACCGAGGGCTGCTGCTGA
- a CDS encoding cysteine hydrolase family protein — MSDTAVLVIDMMNTYRHPDAEKLAPHVAEIIDPLAQLVAEARERDDVELIYVNDNYGDFSAQFDDIVSAALDGERPELVKPIVPHKGCRLMTKVRHSAFYATSLAYLLNQLKPERVILTGQVTEQCILYTALDAYVRHFPVVVPPDAVAHIDPELSDAALTMMRSNMSADIISAADCLG; from the coding sequence ATGAGTGACACCGCTGTGCTGGTCATCGACATGATGAACACCTACCGGCATCCCGATGCCGAGAAGCTGGCCCCCCACGTCGCCGAGATCATCGATCCGCTGGCGCAGCTGGTCGCCGAGGCCCGCGAACGCGACGACGTCGAGCTGATCTATGTCAACGACAACTACGGCGATTTCAGCGCACAATTCGACGACATCGTGAGTGCCGCGCTCGATGGTGAACGACCGGAGTTGGTGAAACCGATCGTGCCCCACAAGGGCTGCCGGTTGATGACCAAGGTGCGCCACAGCGCCTTCTACGCCACCTCGCTGGCGTACCTGCTCAACCAACTCAAGCCGGAGCGGGTGATCCTCACCGGCCAGGTGACCGAACAGTGCATCCTCTACACCGCGTTGGATGCCTACGTCCGGCACTTTCCCGTAGTGGTCCCGCCCGACGCGGTCGCGCACATCGATCCGGAACTCAGCGATGCGGCGCTGACCATGATGCGCAGCAACATGAGCGCCGACATCATTTCCGCGGCCGATTGCCTGGGCTGA
- a CDS encoding adenylate/guanylate cyclase domain-containing protein, producing MPETAYASCGDLNLAYQVFGDGPIELVFAGSFASHVELYWTVPEFVAFFERLATFCRVLLFDKAGAGLSDPVPKVRTLEERVSEIEAVMDAVGFQRAVLFGTSEGGPASILFAATRPQRTRALILTGTFAYAYVDGWADLERDPAELRDRLLGELDERYTPSVQQIAGLQAFWRAVLTAWGSGAAAKALLPSVRSVRLLAMVERMSASPGMARAVLEAGFRIDARPVLPAITAPTLVIHAREEVVPVQCGRYIADHIPGARMLEVDGNNHAPWLADPDTILTEVEEFLTGSHAAPSPARRALRSVLFTDIVASTRHAAAMGDERWRAVLHRFDEITADVAHRFGGTVVESTGDGHLITFEGPTLAIRCAETLRAEAETLGIEIRAGIHTGECELLETGIGGIAVHIAARIVDKAGSGEILVSRTVCDLVVGSGTEFDDRGSVELRGVPGAWQLLAVDRRGARTESMEAQLISAPTPGPRTGMRRSDRAVATMARHTPWILRGVARLAHGRDG from the coding sequence GTGCCGGAAACGGCGTACGCATCCTGCGGCGACCTCAACCTGGCGTATCAGGTCTTCGGCGACGGACCTATCGAGCTGGTCTTCGCCGGATCGTTCGCCAGCCACGTCGAGCTGTATTGGACCGTGCCCGAATTCGTGGCCTTCTTCGAGCGCCTCGCCACGTTCTGTCGCGTCCTTCTCTTCGACAAGGCCGGGGCGGGCCTGTCGGACCCGGTGCCCAAAGTCCGCACGCTGGAGGAGCGGGTGTCCGAGATCGAGGCCGTCATGGACGCCGTCGGCTTCCAAAGGGCCGTGCTTTTCGGGACGAGCGAGGGCGGCCCGGCCTCCATCCTCTTCGCGGCGACACGACCGCAGCGAACGCGGGCGCTGATTCTCACCGGCACCTTCGCGTACGCCTACGTCGACGGCTGGGCTGACTTGGAACGCGATCCGGCCGAGCTGCGGGACCGCTTGCTGGGCGAGCTCGATGAGCGCTACACACCCTCGGTGCAGCAGATCGCCGGCTTGCAGGCTTTTTGGCGCGCCGTCCTCACAGCATGGGGCAGCGGCGCGGCGGCCAAGGCTCTACTGCCGTCGGTGCGCTCCGTCCGCCTGCTCGCGATGGTGGAACGGATGAGCGCCAGCCCGGGGATGGCGCGCGCGGTCCTCGAAGCCGGGTTCCGGATCGACGCGCGGCCGGTCCTGCCGGCCATCACCGCACCCACCCTGGTCATCCATGCCCGAGAAGAAGTCGTTCCGGTGCAGTGCGGCCGCTACATCGCCGACCACATCCCCGGTGCGCGAATGCTCGAAGTCGACGGCAACAACCACGCGCCCTGGCTCGCCGATCCCGACACGATCCTGACCGAGGTCGAGGAGTTCCTCACCGGCAGCCATGCCGCGCCCTCTCCGGCGCGTCGTGCGCTGCGCAGCGTGCTGTTCACCGACATCGTCGCATCGACACGACACGCCGCGGCGATGGGCGACGAGCGGTGGCGTGCGGTGCTGCACCGATTCGACGAGATCACCGCTGACGTCGCACACCGGTTCGGGGGCACGGTGGTGGAAAGTACGGGCGACGGCCACTTGATCACCTTCGAGGGCCCGACGCTTGCGATCCGGTGCGCCGAGACCTTACGCGCCGAGGCGGAAACCTTGGGTATCGAGATACGCGCCGGAATCCACACCGGCGAGTGCGAACTGCTGGAAACCGGCATCGGCGGCATCGCTGTGCACATCGCGGCGCGGATCGTCGACAAGGCGGGCAGCGGGGAGATCCTCGTCTCGCGCACCGTATGTGATCTCGTCGTCGGCTCGGGCACCGAGTTCGACGATCGCGGCTCCGTCGAGTTGCGGGGCGTGCCCGGCGCATGGCAACTGTTGGCGGTGGATCGCCGCGGCGCGCGGACCGAATCGATGGAGGCACAGCTGATATCCGCACCTACTCCAGGTCCACGGACCGGCATGCGCCGCTCGGACCGCGCCGTGGCCACGATGGCCAGGCACACACCGTGGATCCTGCGCGGAGTGGCCCGCCTCGCCCACGGGCGCGACGGCTGA
- a CDS encoding NAD(+) synthase, producing the protein MDFYSAYRHGFVRVAACTHHTALADPQANAQSVLRLAQGCHDDSVALAVFPELTLSGYSIEDIVMQDALLDAVEDALLDVVAASADLMPVLVVGAPLRYAHRIYNTAVVIHRGHVLGVAPKSYLPTYREFYERRQMAPGDDVRGAIRMGDADVPFGPDLLFIATDMPGFVLHVEICEDMFVPIPPSAQAALAGATVLVNLSGSPITVGRAEDRCLLARSASARCLAAYVYAAAGEGESTTDLAWDGQTMIWENGECLAQSERFPKGERRSVADVDLELLRNERLRMGTFDDNRLHHGIDADTFRRVEFRLDPPSGDIGLRREVERFPFVPSDPERLEQDCYEAYSIQVSGLEQRLRALHYPKVVLGLSGGLDSTHALIVAARAMDREERPRSDILAFTMPGFATGERTKGNAVRLAEALGVTFAELDISSTAELMLKNIDHPFGRGEPVYDVTFENVQAGLRTDYLFRLANQRGGIVLGTGDLSELALGWSTYGVGDQMSHYNVNGGVPKTLIQHLIRWVIASGQFDDAVNEVLQSVLDTEISPELVPAGEDEEIQSTESKIGPYVLQDFSLFQVLRYGFRPSKVAFLAWHAWSDAQRGDWPAGYPEHKRPSYSLKEIRHWLQVFAQRFYSFAQFKRSAVPNGPKVSHGGSLSPRGDWRAPSDMTARVWLDEIEREIPESG; encoded by the coding sequence ATGGATTTCTACTCGGCCTACCGGCACGGGTTCGTGCGCGTCGCCGCCTGCACACACCACACGGCGCTGGCGGATCCGCAGGCCAACGCGCAATCGGTGCTGCGGTTGGCGCAGGGCTGCCACGACGACAGCGTCGCGCTCGCGGTGTTTCCGGAGTTGACGCTGTCGGGGTACTCGATCGAGGACATCGTGATGCAGGACGCCCTGCTCGACGCGGTCGAGGACGCGCTGCTCGACGTCGTCGCCGCATCCGCCGACCTGATGCCGGTGCTCGTCGTCGGCGCCCCGTTGCGGTACGCGCACCGGATCTACAACACCGCGGTGGTGATCCACCGCGGCCACGTGCTCGGGGTCGCGCCCAAGTCGTATCTGCCGACCTACCGAGAGTTCTACGAACGCCGCCAGATGGCACCAGGCGACGACGTGCGCGGGGCGATCCGGATGGGGGATGCCGACGTACCGTTCGGGCCCGACTTGTTGTTCATCGCCACCGACATGCCCGGCTTCGTGCTGCACGTGGAGATCTGCGAGGACATGTTCGTGCCGATCCCGCCGAGCGCACAGGCCGCGCTGGCCGGCGCGACGGTGCTGGTCAACCTCTCCGGCAGCCCGATCACCGTCGGGCGCGCCGAGGACCGTTGCCTGCTGGCGCGTTCCGCGTCGGCGCGGTGCCTGGCCGCCTACGTCTACGCCGCAGCGGGAGAAGGCGAGTCGACCACCGACCTGGCCTGGGACGGTCAGACGATGATCTGGGAGAACGGGGAGTGCCTGGCGCAGTCCGAACGCTTCCCGAAGGGCGAACGACGCTCGGTCGCCGACGTCGACCTCGAGCTGCTGCGCAACGAGCGGCTGCGGATGGGCACGTTCGACGACAACCGCCTCCACCACGGCATCGATGCGGACACGTTCCGGCGGGTGGAGTTCCGGCTCGACCCGCCGTCGGGCGACATCGGGCTGCGCCGGGAAGTCGAACGGTTCCCATTCGTGCCGTCGGATCCCGAACGGCTGGAACAGGATTGCTACGAGGCCTACAGCATCCAGGTGTCCGGGCTGGAACAGCGCCTGCGCGCGCTGCACTACCCGAAGGTGGTGCTCGGGCTGTCCGGCGGGCTGGACTCCACCCACGCGCTGATCGTCGCCGCCCGCGCCATGGACCGAGAAGAACGGCCGCGCAGCGACATTCTCGCGTTCACCATGCCGGGTTTCGCGACGGGGGAGCGCACCAAGGGCAACGCGGTGCGGCTCGCCGAAGCCCTGGGCGTGACCTTCGCCGAGCTTGACATCAGCTCCACCGCCGAACTGATGCTCAAGAACATCGACCACCCGTTCGGGCGCGGTGAACCGGTGTATGACGTCACATTCGAGAACGTGCAGGCCGGCCTGCGCACCGATTACCTGTTCCGGCTGGCCAACCAGCGCGGCGGCATCGTGCTCGGCACCGGTGACCTGTCCGAGCTCGCACTGGGCTGGTCGACCTACGGTGTGGGCGACCAGATGTCGCACTACAACGTCAACGGCGGTGTGCCGAAGACGTTGATCCAGCACCTGATTCGCTGGGTGATCGCCTCGGGGCAGTTCGACGACGCGGTCAACGAGGTGCTGCAGTCGGTGCTGGACACCGAGATCTCTCCGGAGCTGGTGCCCGCCGGCGAGGACGAGGAGATTCAGAGCACCGAGTCGAAAATCGGACCGTATGTCCTGCAGGACTTCTCGCTGTTCCAGGTGCTGCGATACGGGTTTCGGCCCTCGAAGGTCGCGTTTCTGGCGTGGCATGCGTGGAGCGACGCGCAGCGCGGCGACTGGCCGGCCGGATATCCCGAGCACAAGCGGCCGTCATACTCGCTCAAGGAGATCCGGCACTGGCTGCAGGTGTTCGCGCAGCGCTTCTACTCGTTCGCGCAGTTCAAGCGTTCGGCAGTGCCCAACGGCCCCAAGGTGTCTCACGGCGGGTCGCTCTCGCCGCGCGGTGACTGGCGGGCGCCGTCGGACATGACGGCGCGGGTGTGGCTCGACGAGATCGAGCGCGAAATCCCCGAATCCGGTTAG
- a CDS encoding methyltransferase family protein encodes MVPVVALVLFGVFALLGFGWRSWVQRRRTGSTGFRGISGRIGSVEWFAGVGFVVAMAAAVCAAILQLLGVVAPLAALDRPWLNVVGVVLAAVGIAATVYAQLDMGDSWRIGVDARERTALVRTGVFAVVRNPIFTAMLVFGLGIALVTPNVVALAGFVILVVTIELQVRAVEEPYLLAVHGDTYREYTARVGRFVPGLGRFRRSSSRSP; translated from the coding sequence ATGGTGCCTGTCGTCGCGCTCGTGCTGTTCGGCGTGTTCGCGCTGCTCGGATTTGGTTGGCGCAGTTGGGTTCAGCGTCGTCGAACCGGTTCGACCGGGTTCCGGGGGATCAGCGGCCGCATCGGTTCGGTCGAATGGTTCGCCGGGGTGGGCTTCGTGGTGGCGATGGCCGCGGCGGTGTGCGCGGCGATCTTGCAGCTGCTCGGTGTGGTGGCGCCGTTGGCGGCGCTGGACCGGCCGTGGCTGAACGTCGTCGGGGTGGTGCTCGCGGCCGTCGGGATCGCCGCCACCGTGTACGCGCAGCTGGACATGGGCGATTCGTGGCGGATCGGTGTCGACGCTCGTGAGCGGACCGCGCTGGTGCGCACCGGGGTGTTCGCGGTGGTGCGCAATCCCATCTTCACCGCGATGCTGGTGTTCGGGCTCGGAATCGCCTTGGTGACACCGAATGTGGTGGCGTTGGCCGGGTTCGTGATTCTGGTCGTCACCATCGAACTTCAGGTCCGGGCCGTCGAAGAGCCCTACCTGCTGGCGGTGCACGGCGACACGTACCGCGAGTACACCGCACGAGTCGGCCGTTTCGTCCCGGGCCTCGGGCGATTTCGGCGTAGTTCGTCACGCTCACCGTGA
- a CDS encoding NAD-dependent protein deacetylase, with product MDAPELIDVLRGRRVAVLTGAGISTDSGIPDYRGPDSPPSNPMTIRQFTSDPAFRQRYWARNHLGWRHMDTTAPNAGHRALARLERAGVVCGLITQNVDLLHTKAGSRAVVDLHGSYAEVICLGCGHRMSRAALADLLEEANPGFAQRAKAVGGIAVAPDADAVVDDTASFRVVDCGRCGGMLKPDIVYFGENVPKERVTEAYSVVDAADALLVAGSSLTVYSGYRFVRHAAAAGMPVAIINRGPTRGDALATVKVDSGCSEMLALLVCELGAQTDAVGA from the coding sequence GTGGACGCCCCGGAACTGATCGATGTGCTGCGCGGCAGGCGTGTCGCCGTGCTGACCGGCGCGGGGATATCGACCGACTCGGGTATCCCGGACTACCGCGGACCGGACTCGCCGCCGAGCAATCCGATGACGATTCGGCAGTTCACCTCCGACCCGGCGTTTCGGCAGCGGTACTGGGCGCGCAACCACCTCGGCTGGCGGCACATGGACACCACCGCGCCCAACGCCGGTCACCGCGCGCTGGCCCGGCTCGAGCGGGCCGGCGTCGTGTGCGGGCTGATCACCCAGAACGTCGACCTGTTGCACACCAAGGCGGGCAGTCGCGCGGTGGTCGACCTGCACGGCAGCTACGCCGAGGTGATCTGCCTGGGCTGCGGCCACCGCATGTCGCGCGCGGCGCTCGCCGACCTGTTGGAGGAAGCCAACCCGGGATTCGCGCAGCGCGCCAAGGCGGTCGGTGGTATCGCCGTGGCACCGGACGCCGACGCGGTGGTCGACGACACCGCGTCGTTTCGCGTCGTCGACTGCGGGCGATGCGGCGGCATGCTCAAGCCCGACATCGTCTACTTCGGCGAGAACGTGCCCAAAGAGCGTGTGACAGAGGCATATTCGGTCGTCGACGCCGCCGACGCGCTGTTGGTGGCGGGGTCGTCGCTGACGGTGTACTCCGGTTACCGGTTCGTCCGGCACGCGGCGGCCGCCGGGATGCCGGTCGCGATCATCAACCGCGGGCCGACGCGCGGCGACGCGCTTGCCACGGTCAAGGTCGACAGCGGCTGCTCGGAGATGTTGGCCCTGCTGGTGTGTGAGTTGGGCGCGCAAACGGACGCTGTAGGGGCATAG